A genomic stretch from Microtus pennsylvanicus isolate mMicPen1 chromosome 11, mMicPen1.hap1, whole genome shotgun sequence includes:
- the LOC142859444 gene encoding olfactory receptor 1f45-like: MDGDNQTTVTEFLLLGLSEESEQEDIVFGMFLGMYMVTISGNLLIIILAVSCDPHLHTPMYFFLANLSSVDICFSSVTIPKALVNHMVGSKSISYTKCMVQMYFLFIFGNMDGFLLSVMAYDRYVAICHPLHYTLMMSPRLCVLLVVLSWVITNLHALLHTLLMVRLTFCSHNAVPHFFCDPYLVMKLSCSDTFINDVTAFAEGGMIFMTPFVCIVVSYAYICSKVLKMPSVQGIRKAMSTCGSHLTLVCLFYGAILGVYMHPSSSYSLQDAVASVFFTVVTPMANPFIYSLRNRDIKGTLTKIILRS, translated from the coding sequence ATGGATGGTGACAATCAGACGACAGTCACAGAATTCCTCCTCCTGGGACTCTCTGAAGAGTCAGAACAAGAAGACATTGTCTTTGGGATGTTCTTGGGGATGTACATGGTCACCATCTCTGGGAACCTTCTCATCATCATCCTGGCCGTCAGCTGTGACCCTcatctccacacacccatgtacttcttcttGGCCAACCTCTCCAGTGTCGACATCTGCTTTTCCTCAGTCACCATCCCCAAGGCTCTGGTGAAtcacatggtgggaagcaagtcCATCTCTTACACAAAGTGTATGGTCCAGATGTACTTCTTGTTCATATTTGGTAACATGGACGGCTTCCTCCTGAgtgtgatggcctatgaccgctatgtggccatttgTCACCCACTCCACTACACCCTGATGATGAGCCCCAGACTCTGTGTCCTCCTGGTGGTCCTATCATGGGTCATCACAAACCTGCATGCTCTCTTGCACACTCTCCTCATGGTTCGACTCACCTTCTGTTCCCACAATGCCGTGCCCCACTTCTTCTGTGATCCCTACCTTGTCATGAAACTCTCTTGTTCTGATACCTTTATCAATGATGTCACAGCCTTTGCTGAAGGTGGAATGATATTTATGACACCATTTGTATGCATTGTTGTTTCCTATGCCTACATCTGCTCTAAGGTCTTGAAGATGCCCTCTGTCCAGGGGATAAGAAAAGCCATGTCCACTTGTGGTTCCCACCTCACTTTGGTCTGCCTTTTCTACGGGGCGATCCTAGGAGTTTATATGcacccttcttcctcctactCACTACAGGATGCAGTGGCCTCTGTCTTCTTCACTGTGGTGACCCCTATGGCCAACCCCTTCATCTACAGCCTAAGGAATCGTGACATCAAAGGAACCCTAACGAAGATAATTCTCAGGTCCTAG
- the LOC142859445 gene encoding olfactory receptor 1f45-like: MDGNNQTTVTEFLLLGLSEESEQEDLVFGMFLGMYMVTISGNLLIILAVSCDPHLHTPMYFFLANLSSVDICFSSVTIPKALVNHMVGSKSISYTECMVQIYFLITFVTLDSFLLSVMAYDRYVAICHPLHYTLMMRPRLCVLLVTISWVIANLNALLHTHLMVRLTFCSHNAVPHFFCDPYLVLKLSCSDTFINNVTIFTEGGMIFMTPFVCIVVSYAYICSKVLKMPSVQGIRKAMSTCGSHLTVVCLFYGAILGIYLHPSSSYSLQDAMASVIFTVVTPLTNPFIYSLRNRDIKAALRKIILRS; this comes from the coding sequence ATGGATGGTAACAATCAGACGACAGTCACAGAATTCCTCCTCCTGGGACTCTCTGAAGAGTCAGAACAAGAAGACCTTGTCTTTGGGATGTTCTTGGGGATGTACATGGTAACCATCTCCGGGAACCTCCTCATCATCCTGGCCGTCAGCTGTGACCCTcatctccacacacccatgtacttcttcttGGCCAACCTCTCCAGTGTCGACATCTGCTTTTCCTCAGTCACCATCCCCAAGGCTCTGGTGAAccacatggtgggaagcaagtcCATCTCTTACACAGAGTGTATGGTACAGATCTACTTCTTGATCACATTCGTCACCTTGGACAGTTTTCTCCTGAgtgtgatggcctatgaccgctatgtggccatttgTCACCCACTCCACTACACCCTGATGATGAGGCCCAGACTCTGTGTCCTCCTGGTGACCATATCATGGGTCATCGCAAACCTGAATGCTCTCTTGCACACTCACCTCATGGTTCGACTCACCTTCTGTTCCCACAATGCAGTGCCCCACTTCTTCTGCGACCCCTAccttgtcctgaaactctcttgtTCTGATACATTTATCAATAATGTCACAATCTTCACTGAAGGTGGAATGATATTTATGACACCATTTGTATGCATTGTTGTTTCCTATGCTTACATCTGCTCTAAGGTCTTGAAGATGCCTTCGGTCCAGGGGATAAGAAAAGCCATGTCCACTTGTGGTTCTCACCTCACTGTGGTCTGTCTTTTCTACGGGGCGATCCTAGGAATTTATTTGcacccttcttcctcctactCACTACAGGATGCAATGGCCTCTGTCATCTTCACAGTGGTGACCCCTTTGACCAACCCCTTCATCTATAGCCTGAGGAATCGTGACATCAAAGCAGCTCTAAGGAAGATAATTCTCAGGTCCTAG
- the LOC142859446 gene encoding olfactory receptor 1f45-like, which translates to MDGDNQTTVTEFLLLGLSEESEQEGVVFGMFLGMYMVTISGNLLIILAVSCDPHLHTPMYFFLANLSSVDICFSSVTVPKALVNYMVGSKSISYMECMAQIYFLFLFGNMDGFLLSVMAYDRYVAICHPLHYTLMMSPRLCVLLVVLSWVITNLHALLHTLLMVRLTFCSHNAVPHFYCDPYLVLKLSCSDTFINDVTAFTEGGMISLTPFVCIVVSYAYICSKILKMPFAQGIRKTMSTCGSHLTVVCLFYGAILGVYMHPSSSYSLRDAVASVIFTVVTPMVNPFIYSLRNHDIKGALRKIILRS; encoded by the coding sequence ATGGATGGTGACAATCAGACGACAGTCACAGAATTCCTCCTCCTGGGACTCTCTGAAGAGTCAGAACAAGAAGGCGTTGTCTTTGGGATGTTCTTGGGGATGTACATGGTCACCATCTCCGGGAACCTTCTCATCATCCTGGCTGTCAGCTGTGACCCTcatctccacacacccatgtacttcttcttGGCCAACCTCTCCAGTGTCGACATCTGCTTTTCCTCAGTCACCGTCCCCAAGGCTCTGGTGAATTacatggtgggaagcaagtcCATCTCTTACATGGAGTGTATGGCCCAgatctactttttgtttttatttggtaaCATGGACGGTTTTCTCCTGAgtgtgatggcctatgaccgctatgtggccatttgTCACCCACTCCACTACACCCTGATGATGAGCCCCAGACTCTGTGTCCTCCTGGTGGTCCTATCTTGGGTCATCACAAACCTGCATGCTCTCTTGCACACTCTCCTCATGGTTCGACTCACCTTCTGTTCCCACAATGCAGTGCCCCACTTCTACTGTGACCCCTAccttgtcctgaaactctcttgtTCTGATACCTTTATCAATGATGTCACAGCCTTTACTGAAGGTGGAATGATATCTCTTACACCATTTGTATGCATAGTTGTTTCCTATGCATACATCTGCTCTAAGATTTTGAAGATGCCCTTTGCTCAGGGGATAAGAAAAACCATGTCCACTTGTGGTTCCCACCTCACTGTGGTCTGCCTTTTTTATGGGGCAATCCTAGGAGTTTATATGCATCCTTCATCCTCCTACTCACTACGGGATGCAGTGGCTTCTGTCATCTTTACAGTGGTGACTCCTATGGTAAATCCCTTCATCTATAGCCTGAGGAATCATGACATCAAAGGAGCCCTAAGGAAGATAATTCTCAGGTCCTAG